The Mugil cephalus isolate CIBA_MC_2020 chromosome 21, CIBA_Mcephalus_1.1, whole genome shotgun sequence genome includes the window CCAAACGGCGtcgccaacagcagcagcagcagaagcggCGCAGCGCCAACCTGTCTGGATCCAGCCCAAACCTGGCAGCCCTCACCGCTCTGGCCAAAGGGGAGAGCGGCGGAGCACCGACCGGCCGCAACAGAGGAGAGAACCGCAAGTCATGGAACACTTGAAAAGCACATTGTCGACTAAAACGGCGAATTCTGGGACACACCAAGCAGCTGGTTGGTGTAATAATAGGGTAAGATTCCAGATCATCTGGGCAGATTCACACAGAGCTTCACTGTAGATGTTCATTAGATGTTCATCATTTACTCTCTGTTAACAGACTCCATTCCTGCCTAATGTGCTGGGTAATTAAAAACTACAGAGAAGTATTTCATCAGAAAAATGTGAATGGTTTTAGGTACATTCATGTTAATAACCATTTctcaataattcattttaaatatatgtattctAATGACTTTAGAAGCTCGGCCTCTAAATCagcatttttatcttttatcgtGTTACGCAACCTGCTAGACAAACGGACATTTCCATAAAGAGGCTAATGTTAAAAGTAACTGAATTTCACTGGATGACACCATTAACCTCCAAAGCTGGACGTGTGGTCTCTGTAACTCTTTTATTCGTAACGTTTGACTGGATGCCGTCATTTTATTGCGGTGCCTTAAAGTACTACGTGTATGACTACTGCTCATGAATATGCCTTAAGATACAGCCCACAGTATACTGTTGAAGGGTCTTATTCCGGCTCTTGAATGTGCATTTCTACTGTCTGACTAACTTGCACTCTTTTTTTTGAACAGTTCTACTGAAATTATGCACCATTTTAAGATcagctttttctctttctgccaaGCGTGTGAGCACTGATTGGACGTTTTAACTAGGGActaatgaaaatgttgtctgtGTAGGAACCTGTTGATTGGTGAGGATGCTTGAGGGATACTGTTTGTTGGAATGCATGtggtttgattttctttttttgtgttggtcaGTAATGTATTTTATACATACGCATTGAAGTTGATCACTTTGACTGCTTGaatgcttatttatttaaaggttaaaataggATTTTGTTAAAGAAAAGCAAGAATCACCTTTTTATATCGATGTTGAATAAATTCCATTCTGCTCTTGTCGACCGGCGTGTGATGAATATTTGTCTGAAAATATGTAAGCAACCACACAACACAGAGCAAGTGTCATTGATATAGCTTTATTCTCTTGTACATTATATATATCatactaaaataaacacaagttaaaaaaatgaacaaagaaactgtacaaaaaaatgtatatatactaCATCTTAATTACAGAACAGTCTACTGTCCAAAAAAGGCACTAAATTCTGAAATGGGCAATACAGTAATTTTGAACATAACTAGATTTGAGATTGATACAACAGCATTCAGTCCTCTTTTTCTGAGCTATATTGGGATGAAGTAGATGGCGTTTTCactggtggtggaggggggggggcacagaaGGACATGTAGACGTGTTGACCCTGACACACCACGAGGGGACATCCCTTCAGAGTAATAAGCTCTACCACTGGAGAACACACAACACCGGGCGGGGAAAGCTTTGTTTTCAGGTCTCTCCTGGAAAGCACACGGGACTTCTACTCGGTGAGCACCTGAGGGTTCTTTCTTCACAACCCAAAAACGTTTCTGTCGAGCCGAAACGCTCACATGAAATACTGCACGATTAAAACTTGTACTTGCTAATTGGGCCATGGCATCTCTGAGTGGAAGGCAGTTCATTTAAAAGTGTCTTACAGTGAGAGGATAATCTCTAAATGCACTCTTTGCAGGCTGATTTTACTAGTTCTAACATATCATCTTTGTATGGGGACATCACACCAAACTCCAtagaaaataagacataaaataCAAGCAAAGAGGCCTGTTCAACTCTAATAGTGCTTTATCAACATAGTGAATCGGTTCAAAGGTTACTATGTGCTCGTCTTATTTTAAGAGTCCTAAAGGAATATTCCACTTCATTTTAAAGCTAAAGCCTCTGGTCAGAGCTTTGAGTTTCTAAACACATCAGCCCCTTGGTTCCATTTCTGACTCACGCTTCCAGATATGAAAGAAATTTTACAAAATCACTTAATCCAAACACACCTACTGTGTTTCCACCAGCTTCACTTGTCTGGCACTAAATTTTCCATTCAAACCTAAAACGAATCAATAATCCTTTCATCGGTCTTTCACTTAAAGTTGCTATTTTTCACTAGGGAGTTTGGCGTGGCGTGATTTTACGGAGACGCTGGCAAATACTGGGGTTCTGATTTAACGTGAAGCACACAAACCCTTAGCAGTATACTGGACGTTTGCCGCTCCGGGGGAGGAGGTTACATTTCAAGCTTGGCCATACTCAAATTTTCATAAGGTGCATCATCGTtaattttttcataaaataGCTTACTCAGGTACAAATAGAGGGGAGACTGCTGTTCAGGCAAATAAGGGAtgacacgtacacacacacaaaaaaataacagttaaaatgataatagaaaaatgataatagaaaaataagtcAGAAATTAAAAGGCATGATTCTTTTAACAATAAagcatgtttcatttcaaaacatctgtcattcttgtttttttttttgtacattacCATAAAAAAAGAGTATAAAtacatattgtttttatctttcaaCCCTTTCTTTTCTAAACACAGGTCCCAGTTCTGAGTCACTATTTCGCAGCTTCGTACGTACAGAAGCGGAAGAATTAAATAGAGCTTTATTCGACTTGAGCCCAGGACTGGGAGTTACTTTACAAGCAGGAGGCGACAGTTTATTACACGGCTCTAAAATCGATGGGAAACACTTTCAGTGTTGTTTGTCACCAATGTCCACATTACATGAGACTTCTGGGTGAGTGTTTGGTTTAATCCTGCGTTGTAGAATATTTTCCCAGTTCCCCAAAACCATCTCTAACGCAAAAGCTCATTTGGGAAATTCGTATATTCATTTTTCTTGCTAATAATTTGATGAGAAGATCAATACCACTGTCATGACTCTACACTAAATACACTGGCCTGCCATGTATAAGCAACAGTAGCAATGGtgcctaattaaaaaaaaaaagaaaaaaaaaagcgctaaATGTGAAATccgattagcttagcttaaaacTAGCTTTAAAGCTAAGCATAGCTAGTCTGGTTTTGTCCAggggtgaaaacaaaaacacctagCCATAACACAACTCAGTTTGTATGTTTAATCCATACAAAAAGTGAACTGTAAAAAATTGTATCAAGGTGTTTTGTGCTCTAAGTGGGATGTGAAGCTAGTGCTGgtttttagcttagcattaatgACTAAATggtgatgaaaaataaagcgGAGATTttacacaagtttttttttttttggtaaatttcTAATGAAGATATTCCAATTCTGAAAAGTTATTTACCAatcattagcttgctaaaccTCAGTGGCTTGTAGGTGACAACAAGCTAGCACCTCAAAAGATCACCCTAAACATCTTTTACTTATGTTttagtacaacaacaacacaggtaGTTGATGAATGTTTCACTGCATAAGCACCCATAAAGTTTAAGATTTTATCGTGGGTTAGGACGAGGGTAAAAGTAAATGTTGTgtggctaagctaagctatgctaGCTCTAGCTTCATTTTAGCATTAGGACATTACAGCAGTAGCAATCTTCTCATTTTAAGCTAAATGCTCACACTTGATAAACAGGCCCAGCTAATGAGAATGATTTTCGGTCAGAGATGGTTTTGGAAAAGGTCCCCTCAGGgccacaaataaacaaaaaacatttctagTATCACCACTTTAAGTGTGTTTGATTCAGATTCCCTTCAAGATAATGATTTTCACCTTTGAGGCTATATAGATAGAATTAAAAAATGCCTCCAAAGTTCTTCTGATAACCATTTCCAGTGTGGATTTAGTCTAATTCGATATCttggatattaaaaaaaaaaaaaaaaaaagcacattactTAATGCTAATATAAAGAGGCAGCGTCACAGAAGTAGTAAATAGCTTAGGGATATTTTAGCATTATATGTCTGGCTGCTAATACCTATCTTTACTGACACAGGCCTGCTGTAGTGTCAAGCCTGCACTGGCTCGAGAGGCTTCACTCaacatgagaagaaaaaaaaaaacctatgtACGCCAAAGGAGTTAGTAGAAATCGCTTTGGATTAACACCGTTTTCAGATCAGTCTTAGCTTAGAGTCCTAGCATTTTTTCCTTTGgcattaatgacatttaaaacaaagcatGATTCCCCTTATTAGATAGCTTAGAAAGTTTGCTTGATTATCACATTGACCCTAAATTGATCCTCATAGCCTCAAATACTTAACAATAGTGTCACCGGGAAGCTGGATACTAAGGCAGAATGATTGTATGTCCAGTCGCCTTTTGGCCAGAacaacagaggaagagatggtGCTGCTATTGGACCGAAACCTTAggaatagtttttattttacgtGTGCTGAGATTCTTGTGCACTGAGTGATGTTTCAGATCCTtgttgtcagaaaaaaataaagtctacTGTAAAAAGGAAAGGAGCGGCTGTGTGTATGAAATTAAGGCTACTTCTTTTCAGGAGAAATACTGGAAGGTGTTAAGGTTTTCAGTCCAAATAGCAGCTCtagtgaaggaaaaacaaaaaggccttCAGTGAGGAATGGTAACTATAGAGAGTAAAAGACAGTGACTGGACAGTTCTGTCTGCTGATATTATTCCTGCTGACTGCCTCGCGGCCGGAGAGGGAGACGAGGAAGCTCTCTCCATCCGTTCATCCCAAGACAATGGCTAAGAGGCTGCTCCTCCGATGAATTGCACAATGAAGAGGTGAGTTTGaggggtaggtaggtaggtaacgCACCATGAGGTGAGTGTGACTGAGAACCATAagaaccatatatatatatattatatatacagtacacgtTATTCTTCTGAGGTTGACGTTGAGGTGAGATAGACTGAGGATCGGCTCAGACGACCAGGCtggagagggaaggggagggggaaccgggaagaggacagagaagaggtATCCTGTGAGGAGAAAGTGTATtaagggaaggagagaggagttCCTGGGAAACACAATCCCAGACAAGAGCCACCAGTTttcaggggagggagggagttaaAGGCCTGAATTgcccccttttcttctttcagtggaTCGTTTTCACAGAGGAGATCACGGGGTCTATAGTGACCCATTTCCGCCAGCTGTGTCAATATATTgagtgggagagggagggggtggggggtaatTACTGTTTACATGGGCTATctgggaagagaggagaggagggggcgAAGAGACGAGGAGCAGTTGGTAAAGGGCTGAGGGACAGATTTGAGAAGGTTTACTAAGTAACATTATGTTggtctctttatttatttatttttttatttttttaaagcgcCCCCTCCTCGtttcccatttcttttttacactcctccttccctttccccTGTCGACTCCATTTATCAAACCCTTCCTCCATCCCAGTTCCTGTGCAGTTCATTCGTCCTCCAGGGACTCGGTCTTGATGTCATTGGGGACCCCGCCGGTTCTGGACAGGGCCAGGATGGTGTGGTTGACGGCAGCCATCTCCACAGCCAGAGAGATGGGGTCCTGGTGCTCGCTGTGCGCTGCACTGTCGTCCTGAGGCAGGGAGGGACACACGGGCAAACGTCATCACAGGTAATAGCAAggaggacgaaaaaaaaaaaaagaaatgagaaagtttgtgtttttgccactttgCTGTCCTTTGTAGTTTCAGACCATGTGATGTTATTTGACTCTAAACAGCCAGCCTCACCGATGGGACTCAGGAGCCCTTCATGAATATGTAGTGTTCTAGTAAACACAGTTTGACATGTTTGGGTGTGGAGGTACCTGTGTTGGCGAGGTGGGCTCCAGCCGATAGAGGCCAAATGGTCGGCTGAGAGGTCTCTTGTCAAAATAGGGGAGGTCACAGGCCTGAAGGTGTTTCAACAAAAACGGTTACTCAGAGACAGCGGTCGTCACTCTGGatgctttttattattctaacCGCCTTGGCACGAGACCAGACTTTCATGCTGTGCAATTAAAGCACCAATGGaaagcttaaattaaaaaacaataatattcatCGGTAGGTCTATATAATGAAACagcattgttttctttattgttccagtttcatttccattggtaacaagaaaaaaaagagcagatttTGTTAATTACGCTCCAGTTCCTCATGAAATTGTGACTATAATTAAGGAAGGGGATATTCAGAGTCCAaatgctctgtgtgtgtgagtgtgtgtgtgtgtgtgtgtgtgtgtgtaaacttgTGAACAGAAATGCGTCCACAAGGTTTAACACAGCAACTGTTGACATCAATTATTAACAGATCATTGACCAAACACAAGAAACTCATTAGCAAAGTTGATTAATAGATTAGAATAAATGACATTAGAGCTGACTAATAACTGGACCTTGTCTGAATCTAGACTTTCTTCAGGGTATAACCTGGATGTGTAACGCTGGCAGAGGATGATGCCTTCATATAGTCTCATGCTCAGTAGTGACTGTTCTCATCCTAGTGCTGTGTAGTGTCTGTTTACCTGCTCGTTATTCATCATCTTTACCTGCTCCGTGAAGTCGTTCCCATCAATGTCGTCACTGTTGGAGTGTCCCCCTGGACTCTGGACGTCTATCCCGTGACTCTCCAGGATTGTGGCTTCTTGGAGAAAGAGGACGGATTATTAGATTTGCGATTAACGAGTGAACTaaacaaaatggcaaaaagtAGGAGCTAAATGGTCGGAATAACTAAAAGTCATTGACACAACAGTGTCACAGTATAGCTGGCTATACTTCAATTAAAAGTAATGGTTAACTAGTTCAGATAGTTAAAACTATGGATACATGCTAGAAGGAGCTAAAGCTAGGGCTACACAGATGAAAGCATTGGACAAACGGTCGGAAAATTGTTCCCAAAGCCGATAgataaaattacaaaaagaatGTTGAAATGGCTTCAAGTATTAAATACAGTGGAAAACAATGGAACAAATGTTAGGAAAAGTTAACAGCTATAAAAGCTAATgagcacttatttatttaattattatttatgagCTAAATATAATGAGGGAATCAGATAAAATAGTAATTACACTATTGGAAAACTTCTGTGTGCTGGATGAAAGGTTGAAGTAGTTGAAAGAGAACAAAGCTATGGAGTAATATTTCACAGGATAAATTATCAGCAGTTGTCTCAACATAATCCTACTGGCTTCAAAGTATTGgaagtgttattttttaaatctaattggCATGTAGGTGAGCCCAAATAGTTTTTGTGTAATTTCACAGTAGTCATGCGGACACTTTGCCAGTGGTCATAACAGATCCACCTCACCCGCAATCCTCCACCTAATTACACTGATAGAGTGAGGGGATTAATGGCAACACATCAACATCTGTGGACCCTCCTCAAAGCCACATTACCAATGTTGGCCCGTCTCTTGATCTCTTTGCGGCGATTGGCGAACCAGTTGTAAACTTTCAGGGAGGTGACCCTCTCCAGATCAGAAAGCTTcttccctgaaaaaaaaaaaaaatcaaatgataTCATCATCACTTACCGTCATCCCCCCATGAATCTCTTCTATCGCACGAATCGTCACAAAaataactttcattttttttcccccagtctgctttaattttctttctgttatCTGGCCGTTCCCTGAAGCTGGGATTTATTGATAATAAAACTGTTGTAGATAAGTTTATCAAGCTGCATAACACATCAAATATATAAAGTGTGTTTCACATGAAAGATCATGAATGTGTGTATAACAGGGGAAACCGTGTGTCCCCAGCAGACGAAGCTTTCATCCATTAGACATGAAACGCTGACAGTGTTGGTGTTATTCTAGTGACACGGTGAAGTGCCTGGGTTCTGTGGGTCTTACCTGGTTTCTGGATAACAGCATTGCAGGCGTTTGCGATCTCCTCCCTTTTGGCCTCATCTGGGTACTGGTTGTCGTTGAAGTAGCTATAAATAGCAGAAGAGTCGCACTGATTGAATTAATTTCTCTACACAAGGACGATGTCAACAAACTGGAGTTACTGCTGTTTGTTATGTATGCGGTACATGTCTGTACTGAAGGGGCACGGTGAAAGTCGCAGGCTTTATTTCCTCGCTGTATAGACCGCGACGTTTCTCTTAATCCTCGAGGAAATAAAAGACGCGTTATGAAACGAACCGTCCGTCTGCCACCTCCTAACGGTTCGTTTCCTCCCCCGTCCTCACCTCTCCATCACAGCCAGGCACTCTTTCCTCCAAGTGAAGCGGCTTCCTCGACGCAACCGGAAGGTCCCGGGGGCGGTGGTGAGGGGCGGCGGGGTTTGCCTCcactccatctcctccagagGCAGCGGAGCTGGCCGCATGTTCAGGGTGGCACCTGGAGGGGCAGAGCCACTGGTCGGTTACAACTGAAAAAACGGGGCGCGCGTCAGGAAGAGTCAAGCCACAGTGAGAAGTCGAACAGCCTGCAGGTGCGTTTGTGGCCTGGAGGCACGGGCCGGTGCCAGCAAAAAGTCTAAAAGTTGTAGAGGGGAACGTGTGCGGAGGCTGTTTGGGCGGATGAACCGAGCGCACAGGAGCCAGACTTGATGAATATGAAAACATGCTTCTCCCTTTTGCTAATCTCACAATATATTCTGATTATAAACTCGACTGAATAGTGCTGACAAAGAGCGTTCTGCCTCTTCGCAAGTCATGACcacagcagaaaagaaaaccgcacaaaaaaaaaaaagacccgaTTTGCATTTAAACTCGTAAAAACTCGCCCGCATTATTATTTAAAGCGTCGCAAAACCAGAGGCCTAACTGTGTCATCCCGCCACAGCGCGGCTTATCACAGCGGCATGAATGGGGCATCAGTTTTCTCTGCAGCAGTGatgggtttgtgtgtgcgtgtgtgtgtgtgtgcgcgtgcgtgtgtgtgtgtgtgtgtggctgggcTGGGCTGGGCTCAGTCTGGCCATAAATAGCATAGAGCAGTTTCCAGTGCTGACGGTGTTGGCAGGGCTCCACCAAGGAACATGCCGCAGAGGACAAGGCGTGGGATGCCTGCTGCCCAGCTATAGGTTGAAAACACGTGTACACACTTGCACAGTCTGGATCTAAAGAAAGCATGTTGATGCTGTTAAGCGCGTACGACGCACGGTGCGGATTTAACGGATGAACGTGCGTGAGACTCGGGGTCTTTCTTCAGAGCAGCAAACGACCGGCTACCTGATCCAGGCAAACCCACTTATTTCTGGTTGGACGTGAATTCAGACATGAATGTCTTTTTAATGAGAGTTTTCAAAACACAGGATTATCCCGCTAGACTTATTGAAGGGAGAACAGTGTTTGGAGTTTAACTGACAGGAAGACGAAATGTCTCACGTTTCAGACTTCCTCTCAACAGCAGGTCCAACGGGTTTATGGAAGTGCAGTAAATAAAGTGGGATTTGAAACTTAACTCCCTCAAGACTTGAAATCAAACAGGGCTGggtttgaagaaagaaaaaagaaaaaaaaagatctcacAATTTGATTACAGCTACGctatttcctgcatcctcttgtTAGACGTCTTGCTACAGTCTTGCAAGGCTTCACAACAACATTAGTCCAAGTCTGAGGGAGAACTGAAACCTGACAGGATATGAAAGCTGATGCGTGGCAGCGTTTTGGACATAAGACGTATCACAACAGAGAAAAGCTGTACCAACGCCAAGCCATACGGCAACATCTCTAACACTGCACCTGGGCAGAGCTCCCTTTGTGTACAACttgaaacattattattttttttttttttttttccatgaccAAATACATATCTAAACTGAATTAGGACCTGGTGACCCTAAATCGATTGAAGAATGTCACCCCATCCCTAGAATAAAACATCCAGCCtctattaaaataaagcaaCTGGGAGGTCAATTTAATAAGAAATTATTAAGAAACATTATTCTAGTTATTTTGCACCAAATGCTAAATCCTAAATGAAATCATTGCTTATGCAGTTTAACTGATTTCACATTTATCAGTGAAACACAGACAATCAACCAAGAAACACTCGATGCtggtgaaatgaagaaaaacagatgagaaacagcagATAACattagagatttaaaaaaaaaaaaaacaaatacaagctCACAGGCAACTTCAATTCAATTTGCAAAAGTTTATGCAAAAAACTGCCAGAACTAAGCAGAAGTTTCTGGAGATTCACAaattaatgtcaaaataattcaattcaTGATGGCACTTAgggtaaaatacatttaaataaaatctgataaaaaataatctatATATCTAGtgctttgtcattttatacTTAAACTTCTTAATGTTGAGGATTTTGCTCCTAAAAACTATTTGAGACTATTAACTTCTATCACGTGTGGTTGTCCAGCacatgaaagtaaataaaatacatgtctAACATGCAAACATTAGCACAACTCTGAAACGCTAACACAGACATAActtgactttctttttctttcttctttttttttttttggtaaactGGGTGATGGTGGAAGTGCTGCAGCTGAGCTCagccagactaaaaaaaaacacacaagcttCTGAAGAGCGTTAAGCTGTGACAGCCATAAAATCCAACTCGTTATATTGGAGCCAGGAAAAGCTGAGATGTTAAAATGTCGACTAAACAGATGAAATATGCTGCATCGTTTGCTTTATTGCCATTTAAATAAAGGCCTACATATGACAATTGAAAACAAAGTCCAGGCCAATTTTGTAGAACTGAGCATGAATTGTGACAGATACTGATACTGTCTCGGTCTCTATCTGTAACTGTTAACTTGCATAAATATGAAATTCAGCATCATTTTAACTACAGGACGttctttcattcagttttattattattaggctaaatactgtaaaataaactgcaaCGTCTCCGATGCACAGAAGCCAGACTTACTTTTATGATTTAGTCAATCTATAATTACTTGAACAGGAAACATGCTCTACGAGGGAGCACTTGCAAGTCATGAGCATTGCAATATTAGTCGACCTATCTTAAGCTACAGCTAAACTAATAAATGGGTGATTTCCCAGTTCTGCTATCTTGGCATTACAGTACATTCTGTCACATCCTCTTGTTGGAGCCGGACATTTATGATAATTCTTCACCATAGCAGCAAATTAATCTCCTAACTGCTCCTATTATAGTCCCATTCTCCTTTGTCTCCAGTTGACTGGAGGAGCCCAGCTATTTCTGCCAACATTTAAGATGCTACACGGAATTGAGACATCGTGTGCAAGACTTCTCTGCACCGCATCAACCACAACATGCTGACGACTTATCTCATTAACAGTGTGACAGGAAATGGTAGGCAGCGGGGTGTTGTTCTCCTGCGCTCTTTCTTTAGAACGGCCCCAGTGCTGCGATTAGTGGCACTATACTTCTGTCTTAACATCCAAGCTTCCAACTCACCAACCTCTCTGCCTTTGGTCAGTCCTAACTTTGTACAAGTCAAAGAATGAGACTCTTTATAGCCCCTGGGATAAACTTAACGTTTCAACAGTTTACAGAGcatatgcactgatcagccacaacattaaaaccactgacaggagaagtaaataacatcttgtgacaaatcaaAGTTCGGccggaaaacttttggacctgacattcgttcatgtggatgttagttagacatgtagcacccacctaatccagaccagacacccccaccccaaaccAATCAGTATGttaacatgcatgtgaaaaaaaaaaaaaaattattgccttaatccaacttgaACTGGACGACTTAAGTGAATGTAAACgtgttactccgactaatatcGAAGTcactatatcccaaactgattaattatctgtgggatgatagGAATAGTCATAATAatatgcctggtcagtgtaaGCAAGAATGAAATCATTCATAAATGAAACCTAGATTCACATGGATGTAATTTCCATACATTTAATGGGACAGTAGTTCTGACTGTGATGTCTGTCTTTTCCCTTCCACATTTCATCTGGAAATAGTTGGGACGGAACAGTCTGGTTCACATCCAAAGGTTGCCACCATTGTTAACCCGTGGCCTTCAATGAGCTGCTATACAAACAAACTGTGAGGCCATTGTTTCCCCTATCTCTGTCTCAACTGCCAACTGTCAAATACAGGCGAACAGCCAAAAAATAttcaggggaggaaaaaaaaaaaacaaagaaaaaaaaaaaaggggttagCAGCGTGCCGGGTTATGACGCCAGATGTACCTGGTGTGGTTTTCTCCAACGTGTACCAGCGGTAGAAGgctctcttcttctgctcacTCAGGTCTGAGCCGTGCTGCAGCAGCCAATGGGAGATCCTGCTCTGGCTGATACCTGGAAAACAGCCAGACGCTGAATTACACACAACAGGGTTTTGTATCCAGCCTCAGCACAATTTGCAGACAACTCTCAAGAATTcaagagacacagaggagaatACAAGAGGGGGGaaagtgttttctctctcccttaGTAGTCACAGAAAAATTGCACTTGAcacctgaacttttttttttttttttttggtaacatGCTAAAACTATTTCTAATAATATGCTCTGGCTTAACAGAGCCTATTTTGGAGTCACTTTTACAGTTCTTTTGATTAGGAATAATGTATTATTCACAACCTTGGTCAAATTACAGTGTAGCATCCCTCACTAAAACTTTAAAAGCCTATGTATCAAGTGTCAGGTTTTACTTACAATTCTCATTGTTAAAGTGGCTATTTTAgcgatttcttttttgttctttttggtgACACCTGTGGTAGTAAGTAGTAATTGCAAGCGTGGATTTGAACCTCACTTCCCAGAGATCCAAAGAGTGTCACCCTTAAGATATTAATAGGCGCTGGCTCTGACTGCTGTCTTTGTTTCGCTGTCTCTGCACTGATGTGTCTCCACAGAAGACTGAGAGTTCATTATGTGTGAGTTGCACCTGAACACAAAATAGAGACGACAGCCAATGGCAACCTAGCACACCCAGTACATTCTCCACCTgtatgaaaggaaataactcttcccaccagcaggtggcagtagtctttATCAGACAAATGGaaggtactattagctgggtggctaagAAGCTAGGGGGCTAGCAAACTGCTGTCCAAAACTAGCTGCTGAGCAGAAAGTCTAAATGATCACGTCACTATGAAATTATTGAATGTTCATTTGACAAAGATGTAAAACCAGGAGGAGCCTTttgtatcattattttatttatagtgtcactttagtttgtgtatgtgtatgatggcagatgaaaaaaaaaacaacaatccgAGTAAATCGTAATATATCCAAGGAGTGAAAACAGCCTTTCCAAAAGACTCAGTAGtaacacaaatgtaaatgtaaaaactgaagacaagaaaacataaaattctCTAACGTTAACATCAAAGTGATGGTTTTTTACATCCAAAAACGCACCCCAAGTTAAAAACCACAGCTTTGAAAGTACATCAGTTTGTCTGCTACTAACCGGTAACTTGTGCCACCACTGCCTGAGAAATCCTCCTGTTCCCCAGAAAAGCTTTGATCTCTTCTTTCACCAGACTGCTGTCTCTcctgcaaacacaaagaacaaagcaTTACTGCTTAATAATGGCAGCGGCACAAACTCGCAGTGAGTTAAAGTGTATAAAGGCTA containing:
- the hmbox1b gene encoding homeobox-containing protein 1 isoform X4, coding for MSELSEEPRFTIEQIDLLQRLRRTGMTKQEILHALDTLDRLDREHGDKFGRRTSSSSSSSSSYGVGGANSCTNNSASNNANASFNNNNTASATTTSSVSCNGNNGAINSGEGSTGNHSGAAAAASAAAASSTTSKMSTATQTQFGSGGGLSPSPSNSYDTSPPPGPPPPSAILPSPVSLVALSQNGRDSLAATPNGKLSPPRYPVNSAAAARAFGFEATEEDLDIDDKVEELMRRDSSLVKEEIKAFLGNRRISQAVVAQVTGISQSRISHWLLQHGSDLSEQKKRAFYRWYTLEKTTPGATLNMRPAPLPLEEMEWRQTPPPLTTAPGTFRLRRGSRFTWRKECLAVMESYFNDNQYPDEAKREEIANACNAVIQKPGKKLSDLERVTSLKVYNWFANRRKEIKRRANIATILESHGIDVQSPGGHSNSDDIDGNDFTEQDDSAAHSEHQDPISLAVEMAAVNHTILALSRTGGVPNDIKTESLEDE
- the hmbox1b gene encoding homeobox-containing protein 1 isoform X3: MSELSEEPRFTIEQIDLLQRLRRTGMTKQEILHALDTLDRLDREHGDKFGRRTSSSSSSSSSYGVGGANSCTNNSASNNANASFNNNNTASATTTSSVSCNGNNGAINSGEGSTGNHSGAAAAASAAAASSTTSKMSTATQTQFGSGGGLSPSPSNSYDTSPPPGPPPPSAILPSPVSLVALSQNGRDSLAATPNGKLSPPRYPVNSAAAARAFGFEATEEDLDIDDKVEELMRRDSSLVKEEIKAFLGNRRISQAVVAQVTGISQSRISHWLLQHGSDLSEQKKRAFYRWYTLEKTTPGATLNMRPAPLPLEEMEWRQTPPPLTTAPGTFRLRRGSRFTWRKECLAVMESYFNDNQYPDEAKREEIANACNAVIQKPGKKLSDLERVTSLKVYNWFANRRKEIKRRANIEATILESHGIDVQSPGGHSNSDDIDGNDFTEQDDSAAHSEHQDPISLAVEMAAVNHTILALSRTGGVPNDIKTESLEDE
- the hmbox1b gene encoding homeobox-containing protein 1 isoform X1, whose translation is MSELSEEPRFTIEQIDLLQRLRRTGMTKQEILHALDTLDRLDREHGDKFGRRTSSSSSSSSSYGVGGANSCTNNSASNNANASFNNNNTASATTTSSVSCNGNNGAINSGEGSTGNHSGAAAAASAAAASSTTSKMSTATQTQFGSGGGLSPSPSNSYDTSPPPGPPPPSAILPSPVSLVALSQNGRDSLAATPNGKLSPPRYPVNSAAAARAFGFEATEEDLDIDDKVEELMRRDSSLVKEEIKAFLGNRRISQAVVAQVTGISQSRISHWLLQHGSDLSEQKKRAFYRWYTLEKTTPGATLNMRPAPLPLEEMEWRQTPPPLTTAPGTFRLRRGSRFTWRKECLAVMESYFNDNQYPDEAKREEIANACNAVIQKPGKKLSDLERVTSLKVYNWFANRRKEIKRRANIEATILESHGIDVQSPGGHSNSDDIDGNDFTEQACDLPYFDKRPLSRPFGLYRLEPTSPTQDDSAAHSEHQDPISLAVEMAAVNHTILALSRTGGVPNDIKTESLEDE